In one window of Cytophagaceae bacterium ABcell3 DNA:
- a CDS encoding putative LPS assembly protein LptD, whose translation MPILGLTLTCSYAQVPDGDTIPNTEIPNIVSPEPGLEEPTEPTDTLPVRDTLTVPPQQEGDIETTILYHARDSIMLDVVTMTVFLYGEASIQYGNITMEAEYIEIDYENNTVYATGIIDTAGKYIGIPVFRDQDDMYNADSIRYNFQTQKGIIHGMVTEQGEGYLHGERIKRSAQGNLYINHGKYTTCNLAHPHFYIDAHRLKVIPEDKIISGPFNVVIGDIPTPIGFFLGYFPVPKTRRSGIIFPAFGEDASFGFNLREGGFYWAIADYVGVTFTGDIFSNGSWRGHVGADYVKRYSFAGNFHFNYSRLHEGFDDDPDIARDYNFTWSHKSQSQGTSQFSASVNFGSSNYFRRNVMDPMAAQMGTLNSTITYFKTFANTPFTLGVSLRQDQNTVNNVATFVLPSVNLGMSRVYPFKGAVARGRWYEQIFTDYQMNTQFQTNNRVGAAADTGFVLTFDNIPDLLDRGQYGMTHAANVGTTIKPRRTFLQFFNINPSFNFTDYWYPERLEFGEFDEDLNQFQRDTVSGFFRSSEYSMNANLTTKINGFYEFRSRTFQAMRHVIIPTLTYQYMPDFGVQGTSHQLVERNGNGHTEYVNRYTGFVMGAPSRGLRNALSFNITNTLEAKVRTQDTTNPIQKIPILDNLSITGDYNFAADSLNLSMININGRTRLLNRIDINFLAQLDPYIYVGNTRVNRLAIREGRGIGQIVTSNISIGTSLNPRARQRPQPPPNATPEQMAHITGNSAMYVDFNIPWNLNVAYNYSFSQFHEYQRTPTANSITFNGDLNLTENWKVRVMTGYDLLNGQITMTNVTVDRDLHCWQMSFTVIPFGFRRSYHFTLVAKASILQDLKLNKRSPGAFGAMH comes from the coding sequence GTGCCGATTTTAGGCCTAACCCTTACTTGTTCCTATGCACAGGTTCCAGACGGGGATACTATTCCTAACACCGAAATACCCAATATTGTTTCACCTGAGCCTGGACTTGAAGAACCTACCGAACCTACTGACACGCTGCCAGTTAGAGATACTCTAACGGTTCCTCCACAACAAGAAGGTGATATAGAAACTACAATTTTATACCATGCCAGGGACTCTATCATGCTAGATGTTGTCACCATGACTGTTTTTCTATACGGAGAAGCAAGCATTCAGTATGGAAATATAACGATGGAGGCCGAATATATTGAGATAGATTACGAAAACAATACAGTGTATGCCACTGGAATAATAGATACAGCAGGAAAATATATCGGAATACCTGTTTTTCGAGACCAAGACGACATGTATAATGCCGACTCCATCAGGTACAACTTTCAGACCCAAAAAGGTATAATACATGGAATGGTAACGGAACAGGGAGAAGGGTACCTGCATGGCGAACGGATAAAAAGAAGTGCCCAGGGCAATCTCTATATAAACCATGGCAAGTACACGACCTGTAATTTAGCACACCCGCACTTTTATATTGACGCCCATAGGCTTAAGGTTATTCCAGAAGATAAAATTATATCTGGTCCATTTAATGTGGTCATAGGAGATATTCCAACCCCTATAGGTTTCTTTCTCGGCTACTTCCCTGTGCCCAAAACAAGACGATCCGGTATTATTTTTCCGGCTTTCGGTGAAGATGCCAGCTTTGGTTTCAACTTAAGGGAAGGTGGTTTTTATTGGGCCATCGCAGACTATGTTGGGGTTACATTTACTGGTGATATTTTTTCAAACGGTAGCTGGAGGGGACATGTTGGTGCTGATTATGTAAAAAGGTACTCGTTTGCAGGTAATTTCCACTTTAATTATAGCCGCTTGCACGAAGGGTTTGATGATGACCCTGATATTGCAAGAGATTATAACTTTACTTGGTCACATAAATCCCAGAGTCAAGGGACAAGCCAGTTTTCTGCAAGTGTCAACTTTGGTTCCAGTAACTACTTCAGAAGAAACGTGATGGATCCTATGGCTGCCCAAATGGGAACATTAAATTCGACCATAACCTATTTTAAAACCTTTGCCAATACCCCTTTTACACTAGGTGTCTCTCTAAGGCAAGACCAGAATACAGTAAACAATGTAGCAACCTTCGTCCTGCCTTCCGTAAATTTAGGCATGAGCCGTGTCTACCCTTTTAAAGGAGCTGTAGCGCGTGGCCGCTGGTATGAACAAATATTTACTGATTACCAGATGAACACTCAGTTTCAGACCAACAACAGGGTGGGCGCTGCCGCGGACACAGGTTTTGTGTTAACATTTGACAACATACCTGACCTGCTCGACAGAGGCCAATATGGTATGACCCATGCAGCCAACGTGGGTACCACCATTAAGCCTAGAAGGACATTCCTCCAATTTTTCAACATCAACCCTTCATTTAACTTTACAGACTACTGGTATCCTGAAAGGCTGGAATTTGGAGAATTTGATGAAGACCTTAACCAATTTCAAAGAGACACGGTGAGTGGTTTCTTTAGAAGTAGCGAATATAGTATGAACGCCAACCTAACGACTAAAATTAATGGTTTCTATGAATTTAGGAGTAGGACTTTTCAGGCCATGCGACATGTTATAATTCCTACACTTACCTACCAATATATGCCAGATTTTGGGGTACAGGGAACAAGCCACCAATTGGTAGAGAGAAATGGGAATGGACATACAGAATATGTTAACCGATACACAGGCTTTGTAATGGGTGCCCCTTCACGAGGGCTGAGAAATGCACTTTCTTTTAATATTACCAATACATTAGAAGCTAAAGTTAGGACACAAGATACAACAAATCCCATTCAAAAGATTCCTATACTAGACAACCTGAGCATTACCGGAGATTATAACTTTGCGGCTGATTCCTTAAACCTATCTATGATCAACATCAATGGACGTACTAGGTTGTTGAACAGGATAGATATCAACTTTTTGGCACAGTTAGACCCTTATATTTACGTAGGGAACACCAGGGTGAACAGGTTAGCAATTAGAGAAGGTAGAGGTATTGGGCAGATAGTAACATCAAACATTTCCATAGGGACTAGTTTGAACCCTAGGGCCAGACAACGACCCCAGCCGCCACCTAATGCCACTCCTGAGCAAATGGCCCATATCACTGGAAATTCAGCCATGTATGTAGACTTTAATATACCATGGAACTTAAATGTGGCTTACAACTATAGTTTCAGTCAGTTTCATGAATATCAAAGAACGCCTACGGCAAATTCCATAACATTTAATGGAGATCTTAACCTAACCGAAAATTGGAAAGTCAGAGTAATGACGGGATATGACTTACTAAATGGTCAAATTACAATGACCAATGTAACTGTAGATAGAGACTTGCACTGCTGGCAAATGTCATTTACCGTGATTCCATTTGGCTTTAGGCGGTCCTACCACTTTACATTGGTAGCAAAAGCTTCTATCCTACAAGACCTCAAACTTAACAAGAGAAGCCCAGGAGCATTTGGAGCAATGCACTAA
- a CDS encoding N-acetylmuramoyl-L-alanine amidase — protein sequence MKKIIFITFASIVLLLSAFTPVEIKQYKVKTVVIDPGHGGKDPGCIGSFSRESDVSLKVALELGRIIRENIPDVKVVYTRETNKFVELHDRAGVANKNNADLFISIHCNSGPKHVKGTETYTMGLHSSEGNLEVAKRENSVILQERDYKKNYDGFDPTSPMSHILLANYQQAHIGNSLKFADKVENQFKERVGRPSRGVKQAGLLVLWKTTMPGALIEIGFLSNAEDEKYLNDKTNQVYVASGIYRAFKEYKEELESMN from the coding sequence GTGAAAAAAATTATCTTCATAACTTTTGCGTCTATTGTTTTATTGTTGTCTGCGTTCACTCCAGTGGAAATAAAACAGTATAAAGTAAAAACTGTTGTCATTGACCCCGGTCATGGTGGAAAAGACCCAGGGTGTATCGGCAGCTTCTCTCGAGAGTCCGATGTGTCATTAAAAGTAGCATTGGAATTGGGGCGGATTATTCGGGAAAATATTCCAGATGTGAAGGTTGTGTATACAAGAGAGACCAATAAGTTCGTTGAGCTTCATGATAGAGCAGGTGTTGCTAATAAAAACAATGCAGATCTGTTTATTTCTATCCATTGTAACTCAGGGCCAAAACATGTAAAAGGTACCGAAACTTATACAATGGGGCTTCACTCGTCTGAAGGCAACCTTGAGGTGGCCAAAAGAGAGAATTCTGTTATATTGCAAGAACGGGACTACAAAAAAAATTATGACGGCTTTGACCCGACTAGTCCAATGTCGCATATTTTGCTGGCTAATTACCAGCAGGCCCATATTGGCAATAGTTTGAAGTTTGCCGATAAAGTAGAGAACCAGTTTAAGGAAAGAGTAGGGAGGCCTAGCAGAGGGGTGAAACAGGCGGGACTACTGGTGTTATGGAAAACTACTATGCCAGGTGCATTAATAGAAATAGGCTTTCTTTCTAATGCTGAAGATGAAAAATACCTTAACGATAAAACGAATCAGGTATATGTCGCCTCGGGTATATATAGGGCCTTTAAAGAATATAAGGAAGAACTTGAATCAATGAACTAA
- a CDS encoding MlaD family protein, translating into MSKEFKVGLLALTAGVILYIGFNFLKGMDFLSPTNKFHVVYDNIDGLTASNPVLINGFNVGRVNNIKFQPASNDLLVTLDVDKNIPLTDSTYARLTSSDILGGKSIELFINNGTRVLKNGDTLIAQKDHNITQQLSEKAMPLLSNIDSTIIKVNQMFGRDMENSIQGTMGSIQNASKDLEEILSNNKYKINSISTNLANLTNSLKETERSIKPVISKLNAIADSLDDADIKRVVDNANQSLSNLEQITAKIDRGEGNLGKLVHDSTLYNNLSSSLYDLDNLLIDFQENPKRYVNFSLISIGSGDRKRKKEQEKAAKENKDVDADIKEVGKGNKVQTGQ; encoded by the coding sequence ATGTCTAAAGAATTTAAAGTAGGTTTACTGGCTCTGACTGCTGGTGTGATTTTATATATCGGGTTTAACTTTTTGAAAGGAATGGATTTCCTTTCGCCGACCAACAAGTTTCATGTGGTTTATGATAACATAGATGGACTGACGGCTTCTAACCCGGTTCTTATCAATGGGTTTAATGTAGGAAGGGTAAACAACATAAAGTTTCAGCCAGCAAGTAACGATTTGCTAGTAACATTAGATGTTGATAAGAATATACCGCTTACCGATTCTACCTATGCTAGGCTTACCAGTTCTGACATCTTGGGTGGCAAAAGCATTGAGCTGTTTATTAATAATGGAACTAGGGTATTGAAAAATGGTGACACACTGATTGCTCAAAAAGATCATAATATTACTCAGCAACTTAGCGAAAAGGCTATGCCTCTTTTGAGCAATATCGACTCCACGATCATAAAAGTCAATCAAATGTTTGGGCGGGATATGGAGAACTCTATTCAAGGTACAATGGGCAGTATCCAAAATGCTTCCAAGGACTTAGAAGAGATCCTATCCAACAATAAATATAAGATCAATAGCATTTCGACCAATCTGGCTAATCTTACAAACTCATTAAAAGAAACCGAAAGATCTATCAAGCCTGTAATATCTAAACTTAATGCCATTGCTGATTCCCTGGATGATGCAGATATTAAAAGAGTGGTGGATAATGCTAACCAATCTTTGAGTAACCTTGAGCAAATTACAGCTAAAATTGATCGTGGTGAAGGTAATTTGGGTAAACTGGTGCATGACTCTACTTTATACAATAACCTTAGCAGTTCATTGTATGACCTGGATAATCTGCTTATAGATTTTCAGGAGAATCCTAAAAGGTATGTTAATTTTTCTTTAATTTCTATCGGCAGTGGCGACAGAAAGAGAAAGAAAGAGCAAGAAAAGGCTGCGAAGGAAAACAAAGATGTTGACGCCGATATCAAAGAAGTAGGTAAAGGCAATAAAGTTCAGACAGGCCAATAG
- a CDS encoding MarR family transcriptional regulator: protein MELEKEINQSKFQSQYQKLGINIIYTASWLRNFTLQRLKPYNISPEQFNILRILRGRYPKPSTIMLLTERMLDKSSNASRIVEKLRQKGYVERKECSKDRRQVDILITDAGREVLAKLDESEDDWYQIMGGLTEEEAKLVNNLLDKLRG from the coding sequence ATGGAACTTGAGAAAGAAATCAATCAATCTAAATTTCAAAGCCAGTATCAAAAGCTTGGAATAAATATTATTTATACAGCCAGTTGGCTTCGCAATTTTACCCTTCAAAGGCTGAAGCCTTATAATATTTCGCCGGAACAATTTAACATCTTACGAATTTTGCGTGGAAGGTATCCTAAACCAAGTACTATTATGTTACTTACCGAAAGGATGCTTGATAAATCCTCCAATGCTTCAAGAATTGTAGAAAAGCTTAGGCAAAAAGGTTATGTGGAACGTAAAGAATGTTCTAAAGATAGGAGGCAGGTGGATATATTGATTACTGACGCTGGAAGGGAGGTCTTGGCAAAACTGGACGAAAGCGAAGATGATTGGTACCAAATTATGGGCGGCCTTACTGAAGAGGAAGCAAAGCTTGTAAATAACTTGTTGGATAAATTAAGAGGGTAA
- a CDS encoding pirin family protein: MDKVIHRSGERGYADHGWLKSYHSFSFAGYYDPEKVNFGALRVLNDDSVAPGKGFGMHPHENMEIISIPLSGELEHKDNMGNATVIRTGDVQIMSAGTGVKHSEFNHSKSEPVKFFQIWVFPKEKNIQPRYDQRTFDIAGRINQWQLVVAPGPSEQTVTINQDAWFSLGNPQKGTALDYKLNKPGNGVYLFVIEGSVEVTGETLQRRDAIGLDNLSEVKVNATSDSQLLLMEIPMK, translated from the coding sequence ATGGATAAAGTTATTCACAGATCCGGAGAAAGAGGATATGCAGACCATGGTTGGTTAAAATCTTATCACTCATTTTCTTTTGCAGGATATTATGACCCAGAAAAGGTAAACTTTGGTGCCTTACGGGTACTTAATGATGACTCAGTGGCACCAGGAAAAGGCTTTGGAATGCACCCTCATGAAAATATGGAGATTATTAGCATTCCTTTGTCTGGAGAGTTGGAACATAAAGATAATATGGGCAATGCTACAGTAATTCGGACTGGAGATGTCCAAATTATGTCTGCTGGCACGGGTGTTAAGCACAGTGAATTTAACCATTCGAAATCAGAACCTGTAAAGTTTTTTCAAATATGGGTATTCCCCAAAGAAAAGAACATACAACCTCGGTATGACCAAAGGACCTTTGACATTGCAGGTAGGATCAATCAGTGGCAACTGGTAGTTGCGCCAGGGCCATCGGAGCAAACAGTTACGATCAACCAAGATGCTTGGTTTTCTTTAGGAAACCCTCAAAAAGGAACGGCGCTGGATTACAAATTAAATAAGCCTGGCAATGGAGTTTATTTATTTGTCATTGAAGGATCGGTGGAAGTAACTGGTGAAACACTTCAAAGGAGGGACGCTATCGGCTTAGATAACCTTAGTGAGGTAAAAGTTAACGCCACAAGTGACAGTCAATTATTGTTGATGGAAATACCAATGAAGTAA